One genomic region from Oncorhynchus keta strain PuntledgeMale-10-30-2019 chromosome 33, Oket_V2, whole genome shotgun sequence encodes:
- the LOC118378802 gene encoding keratocan, with protein sequence MALLLAFSSVFLLVGPALAQSPDMSYEDYMAQLQACPKECRCPPSFPNAVYCDNKALKRIPTIPPHTWYLYLQNNLIDVLSTDALRNATQLRWINLNRNRITSEGMEEGALAAMLRLVHLYMDDNLLSSVPANLPSSLEQLRLSRNRISKIPAGVFSGLDRMTLLELQGNKLQDDAVTEVSLKGLSNLVQINLAKNQLTTMPLGLPITITQLFLDNNAIEKIPADYFKGLPKVAFLRLNRNKLGNSGLPKNVFNMSSILDLQLSHNQLTQVPMIPSGLEHLHLDHNQIKSVNGSDICPVSADALEGYVTETAPKLRYLRLDGNEVKPPIPRDLMMCFRLLRSIVI encoded by the exons ATGGCGCTTCTCCTGGCCTTTTCCTCCGTCTTCCTTCTGGTCGGTCCCGCTCTGGCCCAGAGCCCGGACATGTCCTACGAAGACTATATGGCCCAGTTACAGGCCTGCCCCAAAGAGTGCCGCTGCCCGCCCAGCTTCCCCAACGCCGTCTACTGCGACAACAAGGCTCTGAAGCGCATCCCCACCATCCCCCCACACACCTGGTATCTGTACCTGCAGAACAACCTCATCGACGTACTGTCAACAGATGCTCTCCGCAACGCCACGCAGCTGCGCTGGATCAACCTCAACCGCAACCGCATCACCAGCGAGGGCATGGAGGAGGGTGCCCTGGCCGCCATGCTCCGCCTGGTCCACCTCTACATGGATGACAACCTGCTGAGCTCCGTCCCAGCCAACCTGCCCTCCAGCCTGGAGCAGCTGCGCCTCTCCCGCAACCGCATCTCCAAGATCCCCGCCGGGGTGTTCTCAGGTCTGGATCGGATGACACTGCTGGAACTGCAGGGGAACAAGCTCCAGGATGACGCAGTGACCGAAGTGAGCCTCAAGGGCCTGAGCAACCTGGTCCAGATCAACCTGGCCAAGAACCAGCTTACCACCATGCCCCTGGGcctccccatcaccatcacccagCTCTTCCTGGACAACAATGCCATTGAGAAGATCCCCGCTGACTACTTCAAGGGTCTACCCAAGGTGGCCTTCCTCAGGCTCAACCGCAACAAGCTGGGAAACAGCGGGCTGCCCAAGAACGTGTTCAACATGTCCAGCATCCTGGACCTGCAGTTGTCCCATAACCAGCTAACTCAGGTTCCTATGATCCCCTCAGGCCTGGAACACCTCCACCTGGACCACAACCAGATTAAGA GTGTGAATGGATCTGATATCTGCCCTGTGTCGGCTGATGCTCTGGAGGGCTATGTCACTGAGACTGCTCCTAAACTCCGCTACCTCCGTCTCGATGGCAATGAGGTCAAGCCACCAATACCCCGAGACCTCATGATGTGCTTCCGTCTCCTCAGGTCCATCGTCATATAA